The Podospora bellae-mahoneyi strain CBS 112042 chromosome 7, whole genome shotgun sequence genomic sequence agacACCGACGGTCCGGCCGCGGCGACCAGTCGTCTTGGTGTGCTGGCCACGGACACGGAGGCCCCAGTAGTGACGGAGACCACGGTGGGCACGGATCTTCTTCAAGCGCTCGAGATCATCACGGAGCTTGGAGTCAACACCGTTGGCGAGGATCTGGGAGTCCTTGCCATCGACAATGTCGCGCTGTCTGTTGAGGAACCACTATTCATGTTGTTAGCTTGCTATTCGGTGGCGGGAGGGCACCGAGGGATGACATACGGCGGGGATCTTGTAGGCGGTGGGGTtctggatgatggtgacCAGACGCTCGAGCTCTTCGGAGGTGAGCTCACCGGCGCGCTTCTTCAGGTCGACATCGGCCTTCTTGCACACCAAGTTGGAGTAGCGGCGACCGACACCCTTGATCTTGCTGGACTGGGGGTTAGCCAATGTCCAAGCGGTTTGCGACTGGTGCGGTTCGAACTCACGTCAAGGAGTAAACGACCTTCTGCTTGCCGTCAacgttggtgttgagcagACGCAGAATGTGGTTGAAATTGCTCTGTGAGACTAGTTAGCCCGGCCCCTCGACACTCAATATGATGCCCGCCGTCTGCTCAGTTTGCCATGCTGCCATCTCTCATTGGTGATATTGCCAAACTCTGGATGCTGGCCAAACACGTCCAATAACTCAAATAGTCACATCGTGGGCATCTGGGGCCTAGATAGAGTCCCAAAGCTCTGGGCTTATCCGGCAGATCCGCCGAGTCGGTGCAATGTGTCGAGTGTATTTccggccgccatcaaggtcgaAATTGATAGGTTTTGAGGCAACGATGTCGGATTTGATCGATTTCGAGGTGGGAAGATTGCGATCGTCGATGATATCGTCAAGGACGAGTTCTGCTTCGAAGTTTTCGATcggggaggcggcggcgaccaCAACACAGGCATTTCACAGGCAGGCAAACTCAACAGCTGATGGAGATAGAGATAGAAAGACGTACCTTCTCACCCGAGACCAAACTCATGATGGGCAACTGTTGTCGAGGCTTCGCTCGTGTTGTCCAGAATTTGGTTGCTGTCGAGGTTTCGTAAAAAGGGTCGTTAGCGAATTTGTGAGCCGATGGGTTTTCGAATTTGTGTGTGGTCACGTGTGGGGGGGCAGAAATTCACTTGCCCAGGCACGGACCAGCTAAGGTGAACAATGTGGGGCTGCATTTTGCCTGTTCGACggtcagggttagggttaccTTACTTGGCATCAGCCCTGTGAGAGCGAACTTCTGGGCTCCCTCCGCGCCACTTTCCCCAGACATTGCTCAGGAAGCATGACCAGTCTCGTTGTCAGTTGGCAAGCTCCTTCATTGTCATGCCTCTgcctcggtggtggtttcaACCAACAGCTGAGCCAATCGAGAAACGACTCTTCAAGGAGCGTCCCGCAGTCAGCAAGATAATTAGAGAGCCGGCATCTCAGATCGAACCCTTTCATACCTGCAAACTAAAATAGCTAGAAACTGGAGTTTGCCCCTGAGAACTCGACATGACGCAGTCCCTGCAACAATGGCAATCCGAAACTGCACGCGCGGTGGTTGCTCGCTTGGTGGCTGAGCCTAAGACCGACGGTGACGTTTGCCTGGGCGGGCCAGTCCAACATCGCGGGGTCAACTTGGGTCGGCATCTTGTTGCTTGCTTCAGCTGCCAATAACTTAGCCCCGTGTCCGCTTCCATTCTGCTGCGCCTGACTCACGGGACGTCAGCAGCAGTAGCCAAGCATTGCTCTTTCTGTACATCATCTGCAAAGAAAAGTAAACTCTTGCTCATTTCCTTCCAACTCCAAGCTTGTCTCCAAAGTTGTTCAACGTTGCCCCTCCCGCACCCAGAACTTCAAGATGCTCGACGAAAACCTTCCAACCTTTCGGTTGAAGCCGTCGTCAGACGACCCACTCTCAACCATACTTTACTTCACTCAGAACGGCTCCGAACCATCTCCCGAGTATCTATTGCGAAAACCAGACCCCGCGCTGCCAGCTTCTCGCAACAAGTATGGCGTTGGGCTTTGCGATCCTTATAACCACAATGTTGTATACGGCGAGGTGACGGTCGAACCGGAGTGGACACTGCCTACCCTCTCCGCGGCCGAGATCCGCGCCCAAGCACAGTCTGGCGCTCCTCCTGCGCCAGCGACAGCGATTATTCCAGACAGCTTCTCTATCCAACTCTATGATCCAGATCAGACTATCGCAGTGAAGCTGATGGCAGGCAGCTGGAACAAGAGTGATACCTGGGAGTTTGAGATTCCAGTTCAGACATTTAAGACTCCCACGACGAGCGAGCTCGACCGTGAGCAGCAGAACACCTCTCCAGCAGCTGCTGATCTGGTCCCGCGGATCATGTTCCGTTGGAAAAAGGAGGGCAAACTCAGCAAGGATATGACATGTTACATGTCAGGCAAGAACACGGCAggcaagaagagcaaggagcCCGATATCACAGTCGCCATGTACAAGGGATCAAGAGAAAGCGCCATGACGCTCTACCAGCCAAACCTTCACCGAGTAGAGGTTGAAGACCGCAAGGGACTAGAgctggtcctcctcctcggcgcaGAAGTCATCAAGGATCTCTacctcaaccccaagccaGGGCTGTTCAACGTCTCGGCCACCAGCCCAGggcccctcccaaacccgcagaagaggaagaactCCCGTCCCAAtgtggtggcagcagcagcagttttTCCACCCCCggcagcaacccccccagccGCCATGTCAGGAGCCTTGAACaacactcctcccccggTCAAGAGCAACACAATGCCTactacctcctccaaacctgGCGCAgctcccccaacaacaacagcaaacaacaTCCCACCCCCGACCCCCGGCGGcccaccaaacaaacaagccgtaaccttcacctccacccctaCAGCCTCTATCGAAGCAGAAACCCACCGCCTGCAAGAACTCGTCGAGCGCGAACAACGCGAGCGGGAGAAGGCCGAACGCGCAGAGCAGAAGCGCATCAAAAAGATGctcgaagaggaggaaaaggcccAGCGCAAGCGAGAAGCGGAAATCGCCAAAGAAACGGAGCGTCTGCGCAAGAAGTACGGGGTTGAGGGCCAGGACCTCCCATCGGATcggccttctttgcctccTAGGCCGGCGTCATCGTTGAATAACTTGGCTTCTAtcccgcagcagcaacagttTTTCCCTGcccccccgccgccacagcagcagcagccgcagtGGTTAGGTgctc encodes the following:
- the RPS18 gene encoding ribosomal 40S subunit protein S18B (BUSCO:EOG09264YEG; COG:J; EggNog:ENOG503P2B2); translation: MSLVSGEKSNFNHILRLLNTNVDGKQKVVYSLTKIKGVGRRYSNLVCKKADVDLKKRAGELTSEELERLVTIIQNPTAYKIPAWFLNRQRDIVDGKDSQILANGVDSKLRDDLERLKKIRAHRGLRHYWGLRVRGQHTKTTGRRGRTVGVSKKKGG
- a CDS encoding hypothetical protein (EggNog:ENOG503NVVM); the protein is MLDENLPTFRLKPSSDDPLSTILYFTQNGSEPSPEYLLRKPDPALPASRNKYGVGLCDPYNHNVVYGEVTVEPEWTLPTLSAAEIRAQAQSGAPPAPATAIIPDSFSIQLYDPDQTIAVKLMAGSWNKSDTWEFEIPVQTFKTPTTSELDREQQNTSPAAADLVPRIMFRWKKEGKLSKDMTCYMSGKNTAGKKSKEPDITVAMYKGSRESAMTLYQPNLHRVEVEDRKGLELVLLLGAEVIKDLYLNPKPGLFNVSATSPGPLPNPQKRKNSRPNVVAAAAVFPPPAATPPAAMSGALNNTPPPVKSNTMPTTSSKPGAAPPTTTANNIPPPTPGGPPNKQAVTFTSTPTASIEAETHRLQELVEREQREREKAERAEQKRIKKMLEEEEKAQRKREAEIAKETERLRKKYGVEGQDLPSDRPSLPPRPASSLNNLASIPQQQQFFPAPPPPQQQQPQWLGAPAPALPPRPVSAGPGSGPNQQQGGQGPFHCNKLNVLWKGAGQQLEHVRSQVESRMSPELQAKLSQTLPHRPKKEEEGGGGRRRVQRKRSSGF